The proteins below come from a single Thermotoga sp. KOL6 genomic window:
- the prfB gene encoding peptide chain release factor 2 yields the protein MISFETKTKIEELEKKYKDVLSIINEKEIEEELKSIEKKLSDPSVWDDQVKAREYTQKLKRLKNISEDLKKVRSLFEDLEVAIELSEEDADMVQQVEEIVHELEHAVKKLELEIILNGKYDPNNAYLSVHPGAGGTESQDWAQMLLRMYMRWAERKGFSVEIVEYQPGEEAGIKDATILIKGDYAYGYLKHESGVHRLVRISPFDAARRRHTSFASVNVVPEIEDDVDIDIRPEDLKIETFRASGHGGQHVNKTESAVRITHIPTGIVVTCQNERSQHQNKQTALKILKARLYQLEMEKKRKEIQEIQGELKDISWGNQIRSYILHPYTLVKDHRTGVETSNVDAVMDGDIDLFIEAELVYFAQKST from the coding sequence ATGATCAGTTTTGAAACAAAGACGAAAATAGAAGAATTGGAAAAGAAGTACAAAGATGTTTTGTCGATTATCAATGAAAAAGAAATCGAAGAAGAGTTAAAAAGCATTGAAAAGAAGCTTTCGGATCCCTCTGTCTGGGACGACCAAGTGAAAGCCCGTGAGTACACTCAAAAATTGAAAAGGTTGAAAAACATATCCGAAGATTTGAAGAAAGTAAGATCTCTTTTCGAAGATCTCGAAGTCGCAATAGAGCTCTCAGAAGAAGATGCAGATATGGTACAACAGGTGGAGGAGATTGTCCACGAATTGGAACATGCCGTAAAAAAGTTGGAGCTAGAAATCATCTTGAATGGCAAATACGATCCAAATAATGCTTATCTTTCGGTCCATCCAGGAGCGGGTGGTACAGAATCGCAAGATTGGGCACAGATGCTCCTCAGAATGTATATGAGATGGGCAGAAAGGAAAGGATTCAGTGTAGAGATCGTGGAATACCAGCCCGGTGAAGAAGCAGGTATAAAGGACGCCACAATATTGATAAAAGGTGATTATGCGTATGGATATCTGAAACACGAGTCTGGGGTTCACAGATTGGTCAGAATCTCTCCTTTCGATGCGGCAAGAAGGAGGCACACTTCCTTTGCCTCTGTGAACGTGGTACCGGAAATAGAAGACGATGTAGACATAGACATAAGGCCCGAGGATCTAAAAATAGAAACTTTCAGAGCTTCTGGTCATGGTGGACAGCATGTGAACAAAACGGAGTCTGCTGTGAGGATCACTCACATACCAACGGGAATAGTAGTTACTTGTCAAAATGAAAGATCTCAACATCAGAACAAACAAACCGCTTTGAAAATCTTGAAGGCGAGGTTGTATCAACTGGAGATGGAGAAAAAAAGAAAGGAGATCCAGGAAATACAAGGAGAATTGAAAGACATCTCTTGGGGAAACCAGATCAGGTCCTATATTCTCCATCCGTACACTCTAGTCAAAGATCACAGAACTGGAGTGGAAACGTCGAATGTCGATGCGGTGATGGACGGAGATATCGATCTTTTCATAGAGGCAGAGCTGGTCTATTTTGCACAGAAGTCAACTTAA
- a CDS encoding PQQ-binding-like beta-propeller repeat protein — translation MRKGMIILVLIFLISFSLAVQLMTVEENFVSVVEIEGESLKSTLDLVLPFTPMKGVVLSDKAYFVTTTGIVEYDLKRKKIDRELKIRAENLKWEDEKLVVLSKKKVLIVDPITFDYETIDLQEDPTDVERFEDYWIVSHGRYISLIRNDEEYWKIESNSDIIGISVNKGKKSLSGITKGGTLFIVDLENPLTPKVVYFTDIEELREVEWLGDFLFVFSRNKILVMSTIKLNSLKVVKEYTLSSMVSSIVKTDDSLFFTAGTTLYRVDVSLLMKKLGVARKIFLVSAPSSKLTVPGELLWKIDLDSEVRAPVTVGDGFIVLADVEGLVHVLSISGKKLWSYKTGFVITAPPRVFMGRVYVTSWDDHLYALSLSGHLLWKVRLDADVSKSFEVNSQGVYVSTDGGEAYLIDHESNILWQFKDDDWISTGIAVDDRGTVYFGTSRSLYSLYPNGTVRWKTDIGYLLTTRPVVIEDYVFVGSNSGWLFCVDRSTGGVIWKEKFPLTLNTELFAHGKHLVMNTEEGVYIVDLQGGVNKIISAVSPSPVVVSKEGYLFFVSNGILYSYTFDGQKRWEERVGETNSAPALGEERVVVATREGIVYCFFDKVYSQ, via the coding sequence GTGCGAAAGGGAATGATCATTCTTGTTTTGATTTTCTTGATATCTTTTTCCCTCGCCGTTCAGTTGATGACGGTTGAGGAAAATTTCGTGTCGGTTGTTGAGATCGAAGGGGAGTCTCTGAAAAGTACCCTTGATCTTGTTCTTCCCTTCACACCGATGAAAGGGGTGGTGCTTTCTGATAAAGCTTACTTTGTAACAACTACAGGAATTGTAGAGTACGACTTGAAAAGAAAAAAAATCGACCGTGAACTGAAAATACGGGCGGAGAATCTGAAGTGGGAAGATGAAAAATTGGTTGTCCTTTCAAAGAAAAAGGTCTTGATAGTAGATCCAATCACATTCGACTATGAAACGATCGATCTACAAGAAGATCCCACTGATGTGGAAAGATTCGAGGATTATTGGATAGTGAGCCATGGAAGATACATTTCCCTTATCAGGAATGATGAGGAATATTGGAAGATAGAATCTAATTCCGATATTATTGGAATCTCTGTGAACAAAGGAAAAAAATCACTCTCTGGAATAACAAAAGGAGGCACTCTGTTTATTGTTGATTTAGAAAACCCGTTAACTCCAAAGGTGGTTTATTTTACAGATATTGAAGAGTTAAGAGAGGTTGAATGGCTTGGAGATTTCCTTTTCGTTTTTTCTAGAAATAAGATCTTGGTTATGAGTACTATCAAGTTAAATTCTCTGAAGGTCGTGAAAGAATACACCTTGTCAAGTATGGTTTCCTCCATTGTGAAAACAGACGATTCTCTCTTCTTTACAGCGGGTACCACGCTTTATAGGGTGGATGTCTCTTTATTGATGAAAAAACTCGGAGTCGCTCGGAAGATTTTCTTAGTCTCAGCCCCTTCAAGTAAATTAACTGTACCAGGGGAACTGCTTTGGAAAATAGATCTGGATTCTGAAGTAAGAGCCCCAGTCACTGTAGGAGATGGCTTTATTGTTTTGGCAGATGTTGAGGGACTTGTTCACGTTTTGTCGATCAGTGGAAAGAAGCTATGGAGTTACAAAACGGGATTTGTAATAACCGCTCCACCGAGAGTTTTTATGGGACGAGTGTATGTCACGAGCTGGGACGATCATTTGTATGCTTTGTCCTTAAGCGGGCATCTTTTATGGAAAGTGAGGTTAGATGCGGACGTTTCGAAATCTTTTGAGGTGAATTCCCAGGGAGTTTACGTATCAACCGATGGAGGGGAAGCATATTTAATAGATCACGAATCGAACATACTTTGGCAGTTCAAAGATGATGATTGGATTTCTACAGGCATAGCTGTGGATGATAGAGGTACTGTTTATTTTGGAACATCTAGAAGCCTCTACTCCCTCTATCCCAACGGGACTGTGAGGTGGAAAACGGACATTGGATATCTCCTCACTACCAGACCTGTAGTTATAGAAGATTATGTGTTTGTCGGGAGCAACTCTGGATGGTTGTTCTGTGTGGACAGATCAACTGGAGGAGTAATTTGGAAAGAGAAATTTCCTTTGACACTGAATACCGAGCTTTTCGCACATGGGAAACATTTGGTGATGAACACTGAAGAAGGTGTCTACATTGTGGACTTACAAGGGGGAGTGAATAAAATCATTTCTGCTGTATCACCCTCACCCGTAGTCGTTTCGAAAGAGGGATATCTTTTCTTTGTTTCAAATGGTATTCTCTACTCTTACACCTTCGATGGTCAAAAGAGATGGGAGGAACGAGTGGGGGAAACAAACTCTGCTCCCGCATTAGGAGAAGAAAGGGTAGTGGTTGCTACACGTGAAGGAATCGTTTATTGCTTTTTCGATAAAGTTTATTCTCAATAA
- the secA gene encoding preprotein translocase subunit SecA: MFLFDKNKRILKKYSKMVEKINHLDESMRSKSNEELIALSKELKEKINSLEDADKNLLEAFALVREVARRTVGMRPFDVQVMGGIALHEGKVAEMKTGEGKTLAATMPIYLNALIGKGVHLVTVNDYLARRDALWMGPIYLFLGLRVGVINSLGKSYEVVWKNPDLAEKAIKENWSVWPENFNGEVLDDEHKNIEATEAFQVELKEITRKEAYLCDVTYGTNNEFGFDYLRDNLVLDYNDKVQRGHFYAIVDEADSVLIDEARTPLIISGPSKESPSTYRKFAQIAKKFVKDKDFTVDEKARTIILTEEGIAKAERIIGVDNLYEPGNVSLLYHLINALKALHLFKKDVDYVVMNGEVIIVDEFTGRLLPGRRYSGGLHQAIEAKEGVPIKEESITYATITFQNYFRMYEKLAGMTGTAKTEENEFVQVYGMEVVVIPTHKPMIRKDHDDLVFRTQREKYEKIVEEIEKRYKKGQPVLVGTTSIEKSELLSSMLKKKGIPHQVLNAKHHEKEAEIVAKAGQKGMVTIATNMAGRGTDIKLGPGVAELGGLCVIGTERHESRRIDNQLRGRSGRQGDPGESIFFLSLEDDLLRIFGGEQIGKVMNILKIEEGQPIQHPMLSKLIENIQKKVEGINFSIRKTLMEMDEVLDKQRSAIYSLRDQILLEEDYDEYLRQIFEDVVSTRVEEFCSGKNWDLEGLKNSLSFFPKGLLDFEGKRFTSSEEVYDYLLNRMWDEYQRKKHEIGEEYKRVIKFLMLRIIDEHWRRYLEEVEHVKEAVQLRSYGQKDPIVEFKKETYFMFDEMMRRINDTIANYVLRVVKVSEKDEKEAKEELGKIRLVHEEFNLVNRAMRRAYEKKKKSGTHGLGKIRVKR; this comes from the coding sequence TTGTTCTTGTTTGACAAAAACAAAAGAATTTTAAAGAAATACTCAAAAATGGTGGAGAAGATAAACCACCTAGACGAAAGTATGCGATCTAAGAGTAACGAAGAATTGATTGCCCTCTCCAAGGAACTGAAGGAGAAAATAAATTCGCTCGAAGATGCCGACAAGAACCTTCTCGAAGCATTTGCTTTGGTGAGAGAGGTGGCTCGAAGGACTGTCGGCATGAGGCCTTTCGATGTACAAGTAATGGGAGGAATAGCCCTTCATGAAGGAAAAGTAGCAGAAATGAAAACAGGCGAAGGAAAAACTCTCGCCGCCACCATGCCCATTTATTTGAACGCTCTGATTGGTAAGGGAGTTCACTTGGTCACAGTAAACGATTACTTAGCGAGGAGAGACGCTCTTTGGATGGGGCCTATTTACCTCTTTCTTGGTCTCAGAGTGGGCGTTATAAATTCTCTAGGAAAATCTTACGAAGTTGTGTGGAAGAATCCTGATTTGGCTGAAAAGGCCATAAAAGAGAACTGGAGTGTCTGGCCAGAAAATTTCAACGGAGAGGTTTTGGACGATGAACACAAGAATATAGAGGCTACAGAGGCTTTCCAAGTAGAGCTCAAAGAAATTACGAGAAAAGAAGCCTATCTGTGTGATGTTACCTATGGAACGAACAATGAGTTCGGTTTCGATTACTTAAGAGACAATCTCGTTCTGGATTACAACGATAAAGTACAAAGAGGTCATTTCTATGCTATTGTGGATGAGGCAGACAGTGTCCTCATAGATGAGGCAAGAACTCCCTTAATTATTTCAGGTCCCTCCAAGGAGAGTCCCTCCACCTATAGGAAGTTCGCTCAAATTGCTAAAAAATTTGTTAAAGACAAAGATTTCACAGTTGACGAAAAGGCGAGGACCATAATCCTAACTGAAGAGGGTATAGCTAAGGCCGAGAGGATCATAGGGGTAGATAACCTCTACGAGCCCGGGAACGTTTCTTTACTTTATCACCTTATAAATGCCTTGAAGGCTTTGCATCTTTTCAAAAAGGATGTCGATTACGTTGTTATGAATGGAGAAGTCATCATCGTTGATGAGTTCACGGGAAGACTCTTGCCAGGAAGACGTTACAGTGGAGGACTTCATCAAGCTATAGAAGCAAAAGAAGGGGTTCCTATAAAGGAAGAATCGATCACATATGCGACCATTACTTTCCAAAATTACTTTAGAATGTACGAAAAGCTGGCTGGTATGACAGGAACAGCCAAAACAGAAGAAAACGAATTCGTGCAGGTTTATGGTATGGAAGTTGTAGTTATCCCCACCCATAAACCCATGATAAGAAAAGATCACGACGATCTAGTTTTCAGGACCCAAAGGGAAAAGTACGAAAAAATCGTGGAGGAAATTGAAAAACGCTACAAGAAGGGACAGCCCGTTCTCGTGGGCACAACCTCCATCGAAAAAAGTGAGCTCCTCAGTTCTATGTTGAAAAAGAAGGGAATCCCTCACCAAGTCTTGAACGCTAAGCATCATGAAAAAGAGGCAGAAATCGTTGCCAAAGCGGGCCAAAAAGGAATGGTAACCATCGCAACCAATATGGCAGGTAGAGGAACAGACATAAAGCTTGGACCGGGTGTCGCAGAGTTGGGAGGTCTTTGTGTCATCGGTACTGAAAGACACGAGAGTAGAAGAATAGACAATCAACTTAGAGGAAGATCCGGCAGGCAGGGAGATCCAGGAGAATCCATCTTTTTCCTCTCCTTGGAGGACGATCTTCTGAGAATATTCGGGGGAGAACAGATCGGAAAAGTGATGAACATTTTGAAAATAGAAGAAGGGCAACCTATTCAACATCCTATGCTCTCAAAACTCATCGAAAACATACAGAAAAAGGTTGAAGGAATCAATTTCTCAATTCGGAAAACTCTCATGGAAATGGATGAGGTTCTCGACAAGCAAAGAAGCGCAATATATTCCCTCCGTGACCAAATTCTCCTCGAGGAAGATTACGATGAGTATTTGAGACAAATATTTGAAGACGTAGTGAGTACAAGGGTTGAGGAGTTTTGTTCAGGCAAAAATTGGGATTTAGAGGGTTTGAAAAATTCACTCTCTTTCTTTCCAAAAGGTTTGCTCGATTTCGAAGGGAAACGATTCACATCCTCAGAAGAAGTTTACGATTATCTCTTGAACAGAATGTGGGACGAATATCAAAGAAAGAAGCACGAGATAGGTGAAGAATACAAAAGAGTGATCAAATTTCTCATGCTTCGAATCATTGACGAACATTGGAGAAGGTACTTGGAAGAGGTAGAACACGTTAAAGAGGCAGTACAACTCAGATCGTACGGTCAAAAAGACCCGATCGTTGAGTTCAAAAAGGAAACGTACTTCATGTTTGACGAAATGATGAGGAGGATAAACGATACGATTGCAAACTACGTTTTGAGAGTGGTCAAGGTTTCAGAAAAAGATGAGAAAGAAGCAAAAGAAGAGCTTGGTAAAATAAGACTTGTACACGAAGAATTCAATCTCGTGAATAGAGCCATGAGAAGAGCTTACGAAAAGAAGAAAAAAAGTGGGACTCACGGCCTTGGTAAAATAAGAGTGAAGAGGTGA
- a CDS encoding RNA methyltransferase, translating into MLDKIYVALIHYPIKGKDGSIISTAVTNLDVHDIARTARTYNLKGYYVVTNLKAQRDMVEKMLKFWREGFGSQYNPSRAESLKLVRLKPYLEDVLEDIENIEKERPLILFTSAKKRENSVSFEEAKKIILETEKPVLILLGTGWGLPDEILVISDYVIEPIRGKSDFNHLSVRAAAAIIIDRLIGENYTRRD; encoded by the coding sequence GTGCTAGATAAGATTTATGTAGCCTTGATTCATTATCCAATAAAAGGAAAAGATGGCAGCATAATATCAACAGCGGTCACCAACCTTGATGTTCACGATATCGCTCGAACAGCGCGTACTTACAATTTAAAGGGATATTACGTGGTCACCAATCTTAAAGCACAACGAGATATGGTAGAAAAGATGCTCAAATTCTGGAGAGAAGGTTTTGGGAGTCAATACAATCCTTCACGAGCAGAATCCCTTAAACTAGTCAGATTGAAACCCTATTTAGAAGATGTGTTAGAAGATATAGAAAACATCGAAAAAGAAAGGCCTTTGATACTCTTTACCTCCGCAAAGAAACGTGAAAACAGTGTATCATTCGAAGAGGCCAAGAAGATTATTCTGGAAACGGAGAAACCTGTTCTCATACTCCTCGGAACAGGTTGGGGATTACCCGACGAAATTCTGGTGATTTCCGACTATGTGATAGAACCCATAAGGGGAAAGTCAGATTTCAATCACCTGTCCGTCAGGGCAGCAGCGGCTATAATAATTGATCGACTGATAGGAGAAAATTATACGAGGAGGGATTAA
- a CDS encoding TlyA family RNA methyltransferase, whose product MADKKRLDQIVLEKGLVESREKAKALILAGKVLVNGERVTKASKIFSEDVHVELVEEQKYVSRGGYKLESAFESFKIDVSGKVACDIGASTGGFTDFLLKNGVKKVYAVDVGYGQLHWKLRNDPRVVVMEKVNARYLKKEDLGEAVDLVTCDVSFISIKKILPAIYDILKESGEAILLVKPQFEAPRKFVKKGIVRDPKVHEKVLEDVQKSLMENGFSVKGCCFSKLKGAEGNIEYFFWVRKDGEQSDIDLQKVVKEAWEFFGEMKR is encoded by the coding sequence ATGGCTGATAAAAAGAGATTAGATCAGATAGTTTTAGAAAAAGGCCTTGTTGAAAGTAGAGAAAAAGCAAAAGCCCTGATCTTGGCTGGCAAAGTTTTAGTGAACGGTGAAAGAGTAACGAAAGCGAGTAAAATCTTCTCGGAAGATGTTCACGTCGAACTTGTAGAGGAACAAAAATATGTGAGCAGAGGTGGATACAAACTTGAATCTGCTTTCGAAAGTTTCAAAATAGACGTTTCCGGGAAAGTGGCTTGTGATATAGGAGCATCGACGGGTGGTTTCACAGATTTTCTTCTGAAAAACGGTGTAAAAAAGGTATATGCCGTGGATGTGGGATATGGTCAACTCCATTGGAAACTTCGAAATGATCCAAGAGTAGTGGTGATGGAAAAAGTAAACGCTCGATACTTGAAGAAAGAAGATTTAGGAGAAGCGGTCGATTTGGTAACCTGTGATGTTTCCTTCATTTCTATAAAGAAGATCCTTCCCGCTATCTACGATATATTGAAAGAAAGTGGTGAGGCGATTTTGTTGGTAAAACCCCAATTCGAAGCTCCGAGAAAATTCGTCAAGAAAGGCATCGTGAGAGATCCGAAAGTTCACGAAAAAGTCTTGGAAGATGTGCAAAAAAGCTTAATGGAAAATGGGTTCTCAGTTAAAGGATGTTGCTTTTCCAAACTAAAAGGAGCAGAGGGAAACATAGAGTACTTTTTCTGGGTTCGTAAGGATGGAGAACAAAGCGATATAGATCTTCAGAAAGTTGTGAAAGAGGCGTGGGAATTTTTTGGGGAGATGAAAAGATGA
- the rplS gene encoding 50S ribosomal protein L19 encodes MDHIVRIIEKKYEKKEVPDFRPGDTVRVHVKVVEGDRERIQVFEGIVIAKRGSGINKTFTVRRIGSHGVGVERIFPIHSPVVEKIEVVRKGKVRRAKLYYLRNVRGKIRIKERRD; translated from the coding sequence ATGGATCATATCGTAAGGATCATCGAAAAGAAATACGAAAAGAAAGAAGTTCCAGATTTCAGACCTGGTGATACAGTGAGAGTTCACGTAAAAGTGGTTGAAGGTGACAGAGAGAGGATACAGGTTTTCGAAGGGATAGTGATCGCCAAGAGAGGTTCTGGAATAAACAAGACGTTCACTGTGAGAAGAATCGGAAGCCACGGCGTCGGTGTGGAAAGAATATTCCCAATACATTCACCCGTTGTCGAAAAGATAGAAGTTGTGAGAAAGGGTAAAGTGAGAAGAGCAAAACTTTACTATCTCAGAAATGTGAGGGGCAAAATCAGGATCAAGGAGCGCAGAGATTAA
- the truA gene encoding tRNA pseudouridine(38-40) synthase TruA, which produces MKRVAAVIEYDGSNFFGFQGQPDVRTVQGIIEDALERIFKQRVYTQAAGRTDAGVHANGQLIAFNCPNDRMSTEDIKNAMNANLPDDVYVKKVFEVPKNFHPRFDVTKRIYHYFIDTSKERNVFSRKYVWWFPYELDLNAMRKAAKYLEGTHDFTSFKTGSDERDPVRTIYRIRILKLKRNIVLIRVEGRSFLRRMVRNIVAALVKVGLGHWKPEKMKEVLEARDRSAAAGTAPAHGLYFYKVLF; this is translated from the coding sequence ATGAAACGTGTGGCCGCAGTTATCGAGTACGACGGAAGCAATTTCTTTGGCTTCCAAGGACAACCCGATGTTAGGACCGTACAGGGTATTATAGAGGATGCCTTAGAAAGGATCTTCAAACAGAGAGTCTATACACAAGCAGCAGGAAGAACGGACGCTGGTGTTCATGCAAACGGCCAATTGATCGCTTTCAATTGTCCCAATGACAGAATGAGTACCGAAGATATCAAGAATGCTATGAATGCCAATCTTCCGGATGATGTGTACGTTAAGAAAGTTTTCGAAGTTCCAAAAAATTTTCATCCTCGCTTCGATGTTACAAAGAGGATCTACCATTATTTCATAGATACTTCCAAAGAGAGGAACGTCTTTTCCAGAAAATACGTCTGGTGGTTTCCCTACGAATTGGATTTGAACGCGATGAGAAAAGCCGCGAAGTATTTGGAAGGAACACACGACTTTACCTCTTTCAAAACCGGGAGTGATGAGAGAGATCCGGTGAGAACTATATATAGAATAAGAATTTTGAAACTCAAAAGGAACATCGTACTTATCAGAGTTGAGGGAAGGTCTTTCTTGAGAAGAATGGTTCGAAACATAGTCGCAGCACTGGTTAAGGTAGGGCTAGGTCATTGGAAACCTGAGAAAATGAAGGAGGTGCTCGAAGCACGAGACAGAAGTGCAGCAGCAGGTACCGCACCTGCACATGGTTTGTACTTCTACAAAGTGTTGTTCTGA
- the lepB gene encoding signal peptidase I → MNLKKESIEWIKALLYALVAATIVRLYIFETMLVPTGSMIPTIQIGDRLFVEKITYTVREPEIGEIVVFWSPFVDERASKMLRLFDRFMDLFSPAKFRGHVKYVKRLVGKSGDVLEIKNGKLYVNGKIPETLKNLHYTPEGIFKYEDFYEWLYTASKLRKDKESYRKYIYSLAEKYGRTVAVLVFSLIGEEGLKYGEYFLPGLLNYFDPSMVYYDEETKSYYIPGMIYHTFYEEYYASLDLKRYIERTEDGTIRIKVPEGFYFLMGDNTTESLDCRYFGFVPKDHIIGWPILRIWPFERFGPIQQRY, encoded by the coding sequence ATGAATCTGAAAAAAGAATCCATAGAATGGATCAAGGCGTTGCTTTACGCCTTGGTAGCCGCAACTATTGTGAGGTTGTACATATTTGAAACCATGTTGGTGCCCACAGGATCAATGATTCCCACAATACAGATCGGTGATCGGTTGTTTGTAGAAAAAATCACCTACACTGTTCGAGAACCCGAAATCGGAGAAATTGTTGTATTTTGGTCTCCCTTTGTAGATGAAAGAGCGAGTAAAATGCTTCGCCTTTTTGACAGGTTTATGGATCTTTTTTCACCTGCTAAATTCAGAGGTCATGTTAAATATGTGAAACGCCTTGTTGGAAAAAGTGGAGATGTTCTGGAGATAAAGAATGGCAAATTGTATGTCAACGGGAAAATTCCAGAAACTTTGAAAAATCTGCATTACACTCCTGAGGGAATTTTCAAGTACGAAGATTTTTATGAATGGCTTTACACCGCGAGCAAACTGAGAAAAGACAAAGAATCTTATAGGAAGTACATCTACTCTCTTGCCGAAAAGTACGGTAGAACAGTAGCTGTTTTGGTTTTCTCTCTTATCGGGGAGGAAGGGTTGAAATATGGGGAATACTTCCTCCCCGGTTTACTGAATTACTTCGATCCTTCGATGGTGTACTACGATGAAGAGACAAAATCTTACTATATTCCCGGTATGATCTATCACACGTTTTATGAAGAATACTACGCTAGTTTGGATCTGAAAAGATATATCGAAAGGACAGAGGATGGAACGATAAGGATAAAGGTCCCGGAGGGTTTTTACTTTTTGATGGGGGACAATACAACCGAGAGTCTCGATTGCAGATATTTTGGATTCGTACCAAAAGACCATATCATCGGTTGGCCGATTCTGAGAATATGGCCCTTTGAAAGATTCGGTCCAATTCAACAGCGTTATTGA
- a CDS encoding helix-turn-helix domain-containing protein, giving the protein MLRVLVRKDIVNVFKDMITRISHDVDWDLYEGEDYRDKVLAEKWDVIFGDRILEIEDTLFVKSLNELYLALNYVAVKKENESLRAKFNLLLYTPELQGAKIKSTLFKIQKFYNSYSVFALVSERGIHRHAYVDFVTGGNYVSLTYHEDLPVNINSRTLFIDDAPSDFVPPRFSGEKVILGMDSFPEREVPFVVIPPLRERKVDIPYMLDGILRSLQLQGRTIKVDDDLIKALTDYHWPGNTQEFIEKVYEIFTLKEPAEQMKAIVKDMSGTKGIDLKRFVESVVEFVEKKMIEKALEESEGNRKKACEILKMNYKTLSYKMKKYGLS; this is encoded by the coding sequence GTGCTTAGAGTGCTTGTGAGGAAAGACATCGTTAATGTCTTCAAAGATATGATAACAAGAATATCTCACGATGTGGATTGGGATCTGTACGAAGGAGAAGATTACAGAGACAAAGTTCTCGCTGAAAAGTGGGATGTGATTTTCGGCGACAGGATTCTCGAAATTGAAGATACACTGTTTGTAAAGAGTCTGAACGAGTTATATTTGGCTTTGAACTACGTCGCAGTTAAGAAAGAGAATGAATCCTTGCGAGCAAAGTTCAATTTACTTCTCTACACTCCAGAGCTTCAAGGCGCGAAGATCAAATCAACACTTTTCAAGATTCAGAAGTTCTACAATTCCTATTCTGTGTTTGCGCTTGTATCTGAACGGGGAATCCACAGACATGCTTATGTGGATTTTGTAACAGGAGGAAATTACGTTTCTCTGACATACCATGAGGATCTTCCAGTGAACATAAACTCTCGGACACTCTTCATCGACGATGCCCCATCGGATTTTGTTCCACCGAGGTTCTCCGGTGAGAAAGTGATACTGGGGATGGATTCTTTTCCAGAAAGAGAAGTTCCTTTCGTCGTAATACCACCATTGAGAGAAAGAAAAGTGGATATACCGTATATGTTGGATGGTATTCTTCGATCGTTACAACTTCAAGGGAGAACCATAAAGGTTGATGATGATCTGATAAAAGCTTTGACTGATTACCATTGGCCAGGTAACACACAGGAGTTTATAGAAAAAGTGTACGAAATTTTTACACTGAAAGAACCCGCAGAGCAGATGAAAGCTATTGTGAAGGATATGAGTGGAACGAAGGGAATCGATTTGAAACGGTTCGTTGAGTCTGTAGTTGAGTTCGTAGAAAAAAAGATGATAGAAAAAGCCCTCGAAGAGAGTGAGGGCAACCGTAAAAAGGCGTGTGAAATTTTGAAAATGAACTACAAAACGCTTTCATATAAAATGAAAAAATACGGATTAAGTTGA